The sequence TGGAAAAGTAATtcggaaaaaaaagataaaatgactgacaaaaataaaataaatgaagaaaaccATAAGGTGAGTGGCAGATAAAAGTTGTGAAGATTGTGGCTTACAGATGTGGCCGGTCCGAGCAGATTAGTGTTCTTACTTTGAGTTTAAAAGACTTTATATTTGAAGATGGAGAGAATTTCACCTCCCTTTCACTTTGGCCAAATCAAGATGGTACACATCTGGGTGCAATCAAATTCAAACCAGATGCTTTTTGGTAGAATATTTAAAGAGCCCCTATCTAAAGTTGTAGCTTGTTTGATGCTCGATTATAAACAGATTGAACATTTTGTTAGTTTGAGAAAAAAGTCATCCTAACAGTTACAGAATCTATGATTCCCTTCCAAGGTGTTATCAAAAGTTTTTGTGAGACAAATAAATGtggattcaataaaaaaatcacttcaTTGTGGTTTCTTAGATGTTACGCCATGTTAAGGTAATTAACCTGTGTGGTAAAGTGTTCACTAAACATTAAACCACTTTATTGTGCTTTCTGACAGTTTAAGGAAATTATGGGGATAAAAGTCTTGTAAAatctgattacacacacacacacacacacacacacacacacacacacacacacacacacacacacacacacacacacacacacttgttactTGGAAGTGTGGTGTAAGGCTCAGAACCACCCTTTTTATTTGGTATAAATACGAGAGCACGAAGCTTCTGTCTCATCCACATACTTGCATCCTTCACAAGACGTCTTTTAAAGAGGACATTTCTTGCTACCTGGTTCATCATTTCTGTGTAAATGTGCAGTTTATTCTTGATGACATTATGTAGgttattaactgtgtatgtagattactgtgtatgtagattatagaattacagcattatagttactgtatatgatcatgtttaactcatattatgaaagcttaattctgatcattttctattacagtttggtttatatatgtgtatatatatatatacacatagtgtttgcaaaagtattcataccaactgaacattttcacattttgtcatgttacaaccacaaacaaaaatgtattttactaggattttatgtgattgttatagaccaacacaaagtggcacaatAATTGTGAAGTCGAAGGAAAATGATAAGTActgtccacatttttttttacaaataaatatctgaaaagtgtggcgttcatttatatttgtattgacCCACTGAGTCAgtactttgtagaaccaccttccgctgcaattacagctgcaagtcttttggggtatgtctcCACCAGCTTTGTACATCTAGAGAGTGACATTTTTACCCATTCTTCTgagcaaaatagctcaagctgaGTCAGATTGGATAGTGTGCGTCGGTGAACAGCGAATTTCAAGTCTTGCCAtagattctcaattggatttaggtcttgatttgactgggccattctaacacatgaatatgctttgatctaaaccacttCATTGTAGCTCTTGCTGTGTGTTTAGGGTctttgtcttgctggaaggtgaacctctgcCCCAGTCTCacgtcttttgcagactctaacaagTTTTCATCTAAGCTTGCTCTGTATTTgtctccatccatcttcccatcaactctgacaagcatccctgctgaagaaaaacatccccacaacatgatgctgccaccaccatggtTCATGGaggggatggtgtgttcagggtgatgtgcagtgataggtttccgccacacattatattttgaattttggccaaaaagttcaattttggactcacctgaccagagcaccttcttccacatgatGTTTGCCAAACAGGGATTTCTTACAGCTTcctttcaacaatggcttttgtcttgccactcttccataaagaccagatttgtggagtgcaccACTAATACTGTACTTGTCCTGTGGCCAGATTCTCCAGCCTGAgttgtggatctctgcagctcatccagagttaccatgggcctctGCCATTGGCAAAGGCATGGAGAAAAAAACGCTCTTTTCCCACTGCATCGGCAGCCAAGAAGCAGGAGAGTGTTAAAGGCGGCGGTTCAGCACCTTGTTCAGCGGCACAAAGCGCGAGCTATTGAACTTCAGCACCGTGGGCAGCGCCGCGGGGAGTGAGAGCGAGGCGGAGCGGCCGAAACTCCCGCCGAAAATCACGGGCCAATCAGGAACGCCGCTGGATCATTCACCCTCCAGGAGGAAAACACAGCAGGAAGCGAGGCTCAGCGGCTGGTGAGGGGCGAAAGGGGGCGTGCCTAACGGAACTAATGcttcttgtttttctgataTCCTTTTACAGACACATCCAGAAATTGCCGACAAATTGCTGGCTGAGCCTTTGCTACGCTCCTGGAGAAGACCGCTTCACCTCTACCCTGCCGTCCCCTTCCTACTGCCTAGGTATGAAGCCTGGACTTCTGCCCAAATGCCCCTGCAGCCCCTTAATTAATTAAAGGGAGGAACTATttacttttttgtcttttttctgctttttgcaCTGCATTAAGctgaggagaaaataaataccACCCCATTGTTCCTACATCCAGTCAAGACCAGACGCTTTTTGGTAGAACATTCCAAGAGCCCTTATCAAAGGTCTGAGCTTTCATGGGATGCAAAGGAGAAGAAATCATAACAGTTACAGAAACTATGATTCCCTTCTAAGATGTTATCAAAAGTTTCTGTGGGACAAAGAAATGTGGATTGaataataaatcacttcattGTGGTTTCTTAGATGTTCTGACATTTTAAGGTAATTAATCTGCATACATAGTTAATAACCTACATAATGTAATcaagaatatactgtacagcacaGGTTAGAGTATTATAGCTTTATAATTACTCTGTGTCAATGCTTAATTTTAAGGTTTATTTAACTCATATTATGAAAGCTcgattttttcattttctgtcgTGCGAAATCCTCATTGGGTGTGAACACATTAACTGAACAATGTTAACATGACCGACTTTTTTTCATGAAATGGGGTTAAATATGGTTTATTCATGTTAGTTAACTTCagttaaattcaattcaagtttatttgtgtagtgttCTCGTGCAGTGTGTTGGAACGCTGACTAAACACAGAGTTAAACCGTAGCCAATGAAGACAGAGTCGTAGTAAGATTTACCCTTTACTGTCACTCTCTCATTTACATTGTACGGTGAAAACTGcaataagacaaaacaacaatattcaGAGTCTTGGCTAACATTGCATTATAAATTAACAAAGACAAACTACTATTTGCTATTAGCATCGCTAAAGCCTAAACAGGGTGGTTACAACCATTTTTAACGGCACATAAAACATCGCCTTTTAGAACAAATAATCTCTAATATATGATCTTTAACGTGTGTGATATCGTATTAATGAACTTACGGCATTGCCTCTATGATGTTTTTAGTGGATGCGCTGGATACTATAAAGAGCACGCCATGCCGGTTTCATTGCAAGATTGAGCACTGAGCGCTAACCGGAAGTGGCGAAACCGGAAGTAGCAAAACCGGAAGTGACATCGCATAAAACGAAccatatatttttacaaattaagtagataaattaattataaactttacatttttatagaggaatatttattaaaaatatttaaagcacacatataaatattaaagtccTTACAGGACAACACACTCCCCGCCTGACCTATGTAAGGTCACTATGAACTTGTAAAAGTGCTAAACCATAGTCCCTAGATCAGTCTTTCGGTAGAAGAAGGACGACCTCTACAATTGGCCTTAGAAAGGTTTTTATATTGCCTTGGTCAGTCGTGGTGACTTCAACCTTTCTTACATGGCCGTCCTTTCCAGGAAATATGGCTGAAATTCTGGCCATGGGCCAACAGTTGCGAGATTGTCTGCTTGTCCCTGAGCAGAACCAGATCTCCGACTTGTAGGTTTCTGCGAGGTACCGTCCATTTTGGCCTGTGCTGTAAGCAAGGTAAGTATTCTCGTCTCCAGCGGGTCCAGAAGTGGTTTGCGAGAGCCTGAACTTGTCTCCATTGTTTTGTGTACAAGTCCTTGTCCGTAAAGTCCCCGGGAGGAGGCGGAACTCCTGTCTTCTGTGTGAGGAGCATAGATGGTGAAAGTATGAATGGCTGTTCTGGGTCTGCAGACACGGGTACGAGTGGTCGTGCATTTATGATAGCAGTAACTTCTGCCATTAGTGTGCAAAGAACTTCGTGGGTTAAACGTGTTTTCAGCTGGAGAAACATTGAATCTAGGATTCTTCTGGCAATGCCTATCAGGTGCTCCCACGAGCCTCCCATGTGAGAACTGTGAGGTGGGTTGAATTCCCAGCTGCATCCTTGCTCGCTGAGGTACTTCTGCACCACTTTGTCCATTCCGAGCTCCTTACACGTTCCAATGAAATTGGTACCACAATCGGAATGGAGCTGTTTCGCAGGGCGTCTGAGTGCAAAGAAGCGCCTGAGAGCATTTATGCAACTCGACGTGTCCATTGATTCAATGACCTCGATGTGCACTGCTCTTGAACTCATGCAGCAGAACATGATGGCCCACCGCTTGCTCTCCGCATGTCCTCCTCTGGTGCGTCTGCTTGTGACGGACCACGGTCCAAATACGTCGAGTCCCACATATGTAAATGGAGGGCAGACCTTTAGACGTTCGGGTGGCAGGTTTGACATGTGTTGTTCTTCCAACTTTCCACGCAGCTTGCGACAGGTTATGCATTTGTGAAGtactgaattaattaatgacttGCCTCCCAGGATCCACAGTCCCGCTGCTCTGATAGCTCCTTCTGTCAGGTGACGGCCTTGATGTTTCACTTGCTCATGGTGATGTCGAATGAGCAATAATGATATGTGGCTATCTTTGGGGAGAATTATTGGTTTCTTTTCTGCAGTTGCAAGCTCAGAGTACTTTAGTCGTCCTCCAACACAAATTAAGTTGTCCTCCAAGATTGGACTGAGTTTCCTTAAGTGACTACTTTTGGGTACGGCTTGGTTACCTTGGAGGGCCGTCAGTTCGTTTGCAAATGTAGCCCTTTGTGTTGCTTTAAGGATAACATTCCTTGCTTGGTTAATTTCGTCTGGAGTACGGTGTAAGTCACATCTGTGCCAACCTTTGCATTTGCTGTGTTGGTTGGTGTGATTGTAGGATTTTACTATGTGAACTAGAAATGATATTCCTCTTAATAGGGAGGTGAAGGTGGAGAACCGCTGGAATCGGTAAGAGGTAAACTCTGGTTCTTTCAGGTTAGTAATACATGTTTGTACTTGTGGTCGTATTTCTGGGTCATTTTCGGGTGCAATTAGTTCGAACATCTCAGTCGTTTGTGTCTTTTTTGGAGGTGGCTGACGCAGGAAGGAGGGACCTGTAAACCATGAACTCTGTGCCAAGCGTAGTGCAGGTAAAGATCGTGATGCATGATCTGCAGGGTTTTCTTCTGTGCGCACATAGTGCCACTGCTCAGGTTTTGAGGACTGATGGATGCGTTGAACTCTGTTGTGGACATACACATAGAATCGTTTTGACTCATTGTAAATGTAGCCGAGCACCACTTTGCTGTCGGTAAAGAACTTTATATCATTTAGCTCCAGATCCAGCTCGTCCTTAATGAGATCTGCCATCTCTACTGCTAAGACCGCAGCGCAGAGCTCGAGCCTTGGGATTGTAGGTTCAGACAGGGGTGCTAATTTTGCCTTGCCCATGACAAATCCTACTTCTACTTGTCCATCTTTCTGAAGTGCTTTCAGATATGCCACAGCACCTATGGCCTTGGTAGATGCATCTGAGAATACACACAATTCTGTGTGCACTGTTTCGACTAGTGAGGTTGTTGTGTATGCACGTGGAGCATGAAGCCGATCTAGGTCTTGGAGAGAATCTTTCCAGGCTTGCCATTTGCTTAATTCATTCTCAGAGAGAGGTGTGTCCCAGTCAGGCTGTTCAGAGGTAAGTTCTCTGAGAAGGGCTCTTCCCTGGATCGTGACGGGTGCCAGCAGACCCAAAGGATCaaaaacactgtttacagtggagAGGACACCACGCCGGGTGAATGGTTTGGTAATTGTTGATGCAGAGTAAGTGAATGTGTCGGTCGTGATCTCCCATAGCAGACCTAAACTCCGTTGTGTGGGCGAAGTTTCTCCACTTAGGTCTAGGTCCTTGATTACTGGGGCACAATCTTCTGGCGGAAAGGCTTCCATAACTGTCTGAGAGTTTGAAGCAAACTTGTGCAAACGGAGGTTTGATTCAGCTAGTGAGGCCTGTGTTGTTTTGAGCAAGTCAATTGCCTCAGCTTCGGATGGTACAGATAACAAACCATCATCAACATAGAAATGTCTCTCCACGAACTTGATTGTATCGGCACCGTGCTGCTGTGCAAATTCTCTGATGGCTCTCCGCAGTCCGTAAATGGCCACGGCAGGAGATGGTCGATTACCGAAGACATGGACCTTCATTCGATACTCAATAATTTCCTTGTTCACATCATTGTCCTTGTGCCATAGAAAACGGAGAAAGTTACGATGGTCTTCATGTACCAAGAAACAATGGAACATCTGCTGAATGTCCGCTAGGATTGCAACCTTCTCTTTCCGAAAGCGTAGCAGGACGCCAACAAGGGAGTTATTGAGGTCGGGCCCTGTGAGGAGCACATCATTGAGAGAGATGCCGGAGTATCGAGCACTGGAATCAAAGACCACCCTGATCTGATTGGGTTTTTGGGAATGATAAACCCCGAATGTAGGAAGGTACCAGCATTCATCCCCTTCTTTCAGTGGTGGCGCTACCTCAGCGTGTCCATTGGTAAAGATCCTTTCCATGAATTCCACATACTGTTGCTGCATCTCAGGTTTTCTTTTCAGAGTTCGTTGCAGACTTGTTAAACGATTAACGACTTGCTCCTTGTTGTTTGGCAATGGCTTGCGTGGATCTCTAAACGGTAGGGGGGCCACCCAGCTGTTATCATCGCTTCTATAGACGCTTGTGTCCATTATTTTTAGAAAGGCTATGTCCTCAACAGATGGAGCAGGTTTGTTGTCGTCCTCGGTTCTGCTGAACACTGTCTCTCCAAGTGTCTTCTCAGTTGATTTGGCGGATGTGTTCCCACTTTGCTGCATCTCCTTGATCCGCATAAAACTTGTACAGGGTTGAAAAATTGAATATCGGCCACTTTCCAGCACATTGGTCTTGAATGTGTTGACCGTTGGCCTATGTGCATTACCTAGGCACACTTCTCCTATTACTACCCAGCCCAGGTCTAGTCGTTGGGCAAAAGGGGCATTGTTTGGTCCGTTGACCTGCTGCCTGACCTTGTGAGCCCTTATCACGTCTCTCCCTAATAGCAAAAGTATTTCTGCTTTCGGTTCTAGTTCTGGAATGTGCTTGGCTATGTGACAGAGATGAGGCTGGGAAAGAACTGCACTTGGCGTAGGAATCTCAGCACGATTGTTCGTGATCTCATGACACTCAATAAGTGGAGGAAGAGAGATGAGAACCTTTCCATCCAGGGACTCAACCTGGAATCCTTCAGCTTTCCTGCCAGATGTTTCGATTATGCCAGAGCAGgttctgagatgatatgagaattGTTCACTCTCCACATTGAACTGCTCGAAGAATTCTGGTCTGGCTAATGAACGATTGCTCTGGTCATCAAGAATTACATAGGCTTTGATGGCTATGTCCTTGGAGCCCTTTGGGAACAGATTTACAAGGCAGATTTTTGAGCATGAGCGGCTCCACTGACCTGGACCACAAACTTCTGTACAGCTTATACTGACAACGGCTTGGTTAGAGTTATCATCTTCCTCCCCGCCATTCTCTTGTGACAGTGATGGAGTCTTGATTACTTGTGGTGATGGGCCAGGGTGCATGGCCGCATCGTGATTGGTACTACCGCATTCAGAGCACTTTACGCAAGACTTACATTCCTTGGCGAGGTGAGAAACTGAAGAACAGCATTTGAAACATATTCTTTGCTCTTTGAGAAAGGCCTTTCTTTCGTCTAAGGGTTTGTTTCTGAATGTCCTGCATTTTTTCAAGGGGTGTGGTTTGTTGTGTAATGGACAGATTTTGTTAGGGTCGTCACTGGCTGCACGCACATCTGTTTTGTGAACTGTGATGGCTTTGTTAGTTTGGAAACTCTTCACAATGGTTCTGTCTGGTTTTGCAGTTGTTGTAGCGCTGCTTTGATGCATAAAGCTAGGGTCGTTTCGCTTCCTTGCTTCAAAGCACACAAAGTTGCAGAAATACCCAAAGGGGGGAAAGCGCCCATAATTTCGTTCTTTGTAGCATGACCCGGAAGTCACCCACTTGTCTTGCAGCCCATATGGGAGCTTATCTACAATTGGCGCAATTCCACGTGAAGTGTCAAGGTATGACAGACCTGTGAGATAACCATCCTCTTTAGCACCTTGGATTTCCATAAGCAAATCCGCTAGTTCACGTAATTTGATGTGGTCCTTAACTGAAATCCTAGGAAAACTGTCCAATCTCTGAAACAATGACCTTTCGATGATTTCTGGTGCAGCATAGCACTCGTGTAGTCTCTCCCATGCTTTGTGTAAAGCAAGACCGGGGTTACTGACGTGCACTGAGCGGATCCGCTTCACCATTTCGCTAGATTCTTTTCCTAGCCATTTAGTCATGAGGTCCAGTTCCTGGGTTGCTGTGAGGTGAACTTCACGAGCTGCACTGGCGAATGAGGAATACCATGACCGATAGTTTTCAGGCTTATCATCAAATAGGTAAAGTCCTGAACTAACAAGGTCTCGTCTGGCTAAATACTGTGCCAGAGACTCTACCTGATGTGGCGTGCTAGATGGAGGGATATATTGAGGGACATAAGGCTTAACAGGTACATTCATGATGGGGCTGGTCCTCCCAACTTCAGACTAAATCACACCTTCGGACAGATTAGATAGGTTTGTTGCAGGTAAGTGTAAACTGTCAGCTTTTTGAGACTTTGGCTTATGTTTGATAGATTGAGCATGTGAGGTATCTTTCGCAGCTAAACTCAATGTTACAAAGCTGTTATTTGAGCCAGCTTGAAATGGAGGGGTGACGGACAAAGGTAATAGAAGTGGAGGTGAAGAATGATCCTGAAGGCTATTTTGAGAATTTACATATTCACTGGTGCATTCAATTTTAGCTTCCTCTGCTACAGATCCAACCCTTTCTACTGCATGCTCTGCTAATTCAGCATCCTCTAACACTTGTGCCTCTACTTCGGCTGCATCGGCTTCTCGTTGCAGTGTTAACATTTCCAACTCAGTGTCTAATCTTACTGTTTCCATCTGACTTTGAGCTTCCCTTGTGgctttttccattttaagtTTAGCCTCCTGGCTAGCATATGACGCTCTCACCTTGGCGGCCTCAGCTCTGGCCCGTGCATGGGCTGCGCTCGCTGATGACGAAGATGACTTGCCACTTCTTGCGCTGCAGACAGACATCTTGCTGCTTGTATCCATCTTAACCACTTTAGCATCAAATTATGCCTTTTCACTGTAGTGTTCTCGTGCAGTGTGTTGGAACGCTGACTAAACACAGAGTTAAACCGTAGCCAATGAAGACAGAGTCGTAGTAAGATTTACCCTTTACTGTCACTCTCTCATTTACATTGTACGGTGAAAACTGcaataagacaaaacaacaatattcaGAGTCTTGGCTAACATTGCATTATAAATTAACAAAGACAAACTACTATTTGCTATTAGCATCGCTAAAGCCTAAACAGGGTGGTTACAACCATTTTAACGGCACATAAAACATCGCCTTTTAGAACAAATAATCTCTAATATATGATCTTTAACGTGTGTGATATCGTATTAATGAACTTACGGCATTGCCTCTATGATGTTTTTAGTGGATGCGCTGGATACTATAAAGAGCACGCCATGCCGGTTTCATTGCAAGATTGAGCACTGAGCGCTAACCGGAAGTGGCGAAACCGGAAGTAGCAAAACCGGAAATGACATCGCATAAAACGAAccatatatttttacaaattaagtagataaattaattataaactttacatttttatagaggaatatttatcaaaaatatttaaagcacacatataaatattaaagtccTTACAGGACAACAcaatttgtatagcactttttacaatagacattgtctcaaagcagctttacagaacataaacacagagcagaaggtaaacataattaatgataaaggaaataacaaataataaaataaaagaattgacagaataaaaattctagattattattagatatatatagttcgcaatgtgtatgtatttattcccctatgagcaagtctgaggtgactcagtcagcagtggcaaggaaaaactctcttaaattggtaaaggaagaaaccttgagaggaaccggacccaAGGGGGAACccgtcctcatctgggtgacactgggggtgtgattgtaatatacagccaagtaagtgttgtattggtgtaaggatcatggacttcggatctccttagtatcacaaagtctaactggagatgtctcaggattcttagagtcggcctcggctcagtggacgtccaaagtcttcgtcccacagaggacgttgggagctggtacagtgtctggatgccttgggatgggtacaaagagagaagcagtggagagggattaacatatctgctgttcataaataatgtgcaggtctgatgtactggtgcatgatactataggatgtattatgtgtacgcctgactaaagagatgagttttgatctacatttaaactgggaaagtgtgtctgagccccgaacactatcaggaagactattccaaagtttggaaacaaacacaataaatactATTTGTTAGTACTGATAAAGTAAATCACTGTAGCATTAAAGTTGATAACGGCTTACTTCTGAGGTTTAAGTACTGTAATGTGAAATCCTCATTAGGTGTGAACACATTGATCAATTAATGTTAACAATGACtggtttaatttaattaactcCATGTCCTACCAGAATCAAGATATGAATTAATTATTGGTGTTGAGGGTACATATGCTTCAGAGACCAATGAAGAGAAAATGGGGCTCATTGTGTTCATCAGTTTTGCTGGAACACTTtggggacatactgtacacatggctGTGATGTCCAGgtgtcctgtactgtatattaaacagctaCAGAGAACTTGGAGAAGGTTAAGTAGCTACCAGTAAAATGTGTCACTAATATTGACATGTGTATGTTATGGAACAGTGTGTTATGTAGTAGATGTTATGGCCAAAGTGGACAAAGTCTAAAGGAGTAGATAATAATTATAGTGGAGAAAGTGTAGATGTATAAAACAATTTACTTAAGTCAAAATAATAACATGCATGAGTTTAAATGTGCTCAagtagtgtatgagtgtttgtttaCTCCAACATATAGAAACATTTTACTGGTTAGACTGGGACTAGTGGTAGTGCTCAGGAAGAATCTagaataatacataattatgGATAAAACAAGTCAGAAGCTTGGTTTCAATTAAGACTGATTTTATTGATGGAAGttataacagattataatcAGTCATATAAGATTAGTCACAAAAGATAAGTCACATTGGGTGAGACTATAGAAATGGTGGGATACAACATATTGGTATCACTTGTTGAGCATCATGAAGCCGAATTAATCAATGGCAGACCCAGAACGTCCTTGGATTCCTATGCATTTCCCAGAGGCAACATCAACTTGTACTGCTGGTTGCAGCTGACCACTTGTCGCGCTTGCAAAGAACTGATTCCCCATGCTTGTCGTGAATTTGATGGCACCCAGATGTGTACCATCTTGATTTGGTGAAAGTGAAATGGAGGCGAAATACTCTCCACCTTGAAATGTAAACACTTGCTGAATGCCTGTCCTCCTTTTCCACCAACTTCAACAACACTGACCATCTTGTTCTTAAccttaaaaagacaaacatttcaAGATAGATGAAAATAGTTCTTCTGATAAATAGGCATGTTTAAGATGATTTGTAGTTAAGATAATAAAATGCCTGAAGCATGAGCTACTGCTGATATTATTTGCTGATTCAGCTCAGTAAGCTTCATTAAACAACTGTATTATTAGATGTCTTTATGTATATTAATGGCCAGATTATTGTTTTACAAAAGGATGCCATCCTCTGTGTTCTAATAATCTGTTCGAGTACTTCACCCACTTCCTATTAGCACCATATAAAAAGCACATGAGCTAGCATGTCAGTGTGAAACTTTAGACATGTGTAAGTTCTGAGTTGTGTTATTGTGGAAAGCTTTATCATGTATGATGCTGTCTTGCCTTTATGTATTTGCcaagtctttaaatgttttctatcTGTCTTTGATACatggtgtttaaagtgtgtttcCTCTCCTCATGTTAACTTTTACTGTACAGAACCTCACTCTGTGTCTGAGACCCCTATgttacaccatcactaacatttAACTTTGGGATCaacacacttgtttttttttgggtttttttaaataaacacagaagtgGATGTTAACTGGCATAATTCAGAACTCTGAGACCCAAAGATTTTATTGACATAATCATGTACAGAGTTGAGTTATGGACGCCTTGTGAGAATTTAATGCTGAAATTTAAGAAATTAGTATTCAGTATAAAATCTGAAGTAACTAATAAACAAGGTGTAATGTGATAAAGTGGAGACCTACAGAGCTTTATGTCTCTTATGCCACAACAATTTACATTATCAGtaataacatattttatttattaatgataaatGCACTGACAAACcacactgtaatagaaaatgatcagaattaagctttcataatatgagttaaacattatcatatacagtaactataatgctgtaatactgtaatcTACATAAACagtaatctacatacacagtaatcTAAATACACAGTTAATAACCTACATAATGTCATCAAGAATAAACTGCACATTTACACAGAAATGATGAACCAGGTAGCAAGAAATGTCTTCTTCAAAAGACGTCTTGTGAAGGATGCAAGTTTGTGGATGAGACAGAAGCTTCGTGCTCTCGTATTTATACCAAATAAAAAGTGTGGTTCTGAGCCTTACACCACACTTCCAagtaacaagtgtgtgtgtgtgtgtgtgtgtgtgtgtgtgtgtgtgtgtgtgtgtgtgtgtgtgtgtgtgtgtgtgtgtgtgtgtgtgtgtgtgtgtgtgtgtgtaatcagatTTTACAAGACTTTTATAACCATAATTTCCTTAAACTGTCAGAAAGCACAATAAAGTGGTTTAATGTTTAGTGAACACTTTACCACACAGGTTAATTACCTTAACATGGCGTAACATCTAAGAAACCACAATGAAGTGATTTTTTATTGAATCCACATTTCTTTGTCTCACAGAAACTTTTGATAACACCTTGGAAGGGAATCATAGATTCTGTAACTGTTAGGATGACATTTTTCTCCAACTGACAAAATGTTCAATCTGTTTATAATTGAGCATCAAACAAGCTACAACTTTAGATAGGGGCTCTTTAAATATTCTACCAAAAAGCATCTGGTTTGAATTTGATTGCACCCAGATGTGTACCATCTTGATTTGAACAAAGTGAAAGGGAGGTGAAATTCTCTCCATCTTCAAATATA is a genomic window of Tachysurus fulvidraco isolate hzauxx_2018 chromosome 15, HZAU_PFXX_2.0, whole genome shotgun sequence containing:
- the LOC113637472 gene encoding uncharacterized protein LOC113637472 yields the protein MNVPVKPYVPQYIPPSSTPHQVESLAQYLARRDLVSSGLYLFDDKPENYRSWYSSFASAAREVHLTATQELDLMTKWLGKESSEMVKRIRSVHVSNPGLALHKAWERLHECYAAPEIIERSLFQRLDSFPRISVKDHIKLRELADLLMEIQGAKEDGYLTGLSYLDTSRGIAPIVDKLPYGLQDKWVTSGSCYKERNYGRFPPFGYFCNFVCFEARKRNDPSFMHQSSATTTAKPDRTIVKSFQTNKAITVHKTDVRAASDDPNKICPLHNKPHPLKKCRTFRNKPLDERKAFLKEQRICFKCCSSVSHLAKECKSCVKCSECGSTNHDAAMHPGPSPQVIKTPSLSQENGGEEDDNSNQAVVSISCTEVCGPGQWSRSCSKICLVNLFPKGSKDIAIKAYVILDDQSNRSLARPEFFEQFNVESEQFSYHLRTCSGIIETSGRKAEGFQVESLDGKVLISLPPLIECHEITNNRAEIPTPSAVLSQPHLCHIAKHIPELEPKAEILLLLGRDVIRAHKVRQQVNGPNNAPFAQRLDLGWVVIGEVCLGNAHRPTVNTFKTNVLESGRYSIFQPCTSFMRIKEMQQSGNTSAKSTEKTLGETVFSRTEDDNKPAPSVEDIAFLKIMDTSVYRSDDNSWVAPLPFRDPRKPLPNNKEQVVNRLTSLQRTLKRKPEMQQQYVEFMERIFTNGHAEVAPPLKEGDECWYLPTFGVYHSQKPNQIRVVFDSSARYSGISLNDVLLTGPDLNNSLVGVLLRFRKEKVAILADIQQMFHCFLVHEDHRNFLRFLWHKDNDVNKEIIEYRMKVHVFGNRPSPAVAIYGLRRAIREFAQQHGADTIKFVERHFYVDDGLLSVPSEAEAIDLLKTTQASLAESNLRLHKFASNSQTVMEAFPPEDCAPVIKDLDLSGETSPTQRSLGLLWEITTDTFTYSASTITKPFTRRGVLSTVNSVFDPLGLLAPVTIQGRALLRELTSEQPDWDTPLSENELSKWQAWKDSLQDLDRLHAPRAYTTTSLVETVHTELCVFSDASTKAIGAVAYLKALQKDGQVEVGFVMGKAKLAPLSEPTIPRLELCAAVLAVEMADLIKDELDLELNDIKFFTDSKVVLGYIYNESKRFYVYVHNRVQRIHQSSKPEQWHYVRTEENPADHASRSLPALRLAQSSWFTGPSFLRQPPPKKTQTTEMFELIAPENDPEIRPQVQTCITNLKEPEFTSYRFQRFSTFTSLLRGISFLVHIVKSYNHTNQHSKCKGWHRCDLHRTPDEINQARNVILKATQRATFANELTALQGNQAVPKSSHLRKLSPILEDNLICVGGRLKYSELATAEKKPIILPKDSHISLLLIRHHHEQVKHQGRHLTEGAIRAAGLWILGGKSLINSVLHKCITCRKLRGKLEEQHMSNLPPERLKVCPPFTYVGLDVFGPWSVTSRRTRGGHAESKRWAIMFCCMSSRAVHIEVIESMDTSSCINALRRFFALRRPAKQLHSDCGTNFIGTCKELGMDKVVQKYLSEQGCSWEFNPPHSSHMGGSWEHLIGIARRILDSMFLQLKTRLTHEVLCTLMAEVTAIINARPLVPVSADPEQPFILSPSMLLTQKTGVPPPPGDFTDKDLYTKQWRQVQALANHFWTRWRREYLPCLQHRPKWTVPRRNLQVGDLVLLRDKQTISQLLAHGQNFSHISWKGRPCKKG